One Triplophysa rosa linkage group LG21, Trosa_1v2, whole genome shotgun sequence DNA segment encodes these proteins:
- the snai1b gene encoding snail family zinc finger 1b gives MPRSFLVKKYFSNKKPNYSELASQSDERCANVPLCFPPYENATIKDDSLVPTYPSLLVWSTGALPLSSPPGPLDLSSQSSSSSGEDDDCRTSDPPSPDPTERFQCAHCGKSCSSPATLSCHQLRHCTACPEACITVAAVSSTATRPAFHCKHCPKEYNSLGALKMHIRSHTLPCVCTTCGKAFSRPWLLRGHIRTHTGERPFSCPHCNRAFADRSNLRAHLQTHSEVKKYQCGTCSRTFSRMSLLHKHTFSGCYPSA, from the exons ATGCCACGTTCATTTCTGGTCAAGAAGTATTTCTCCAACAAGAAGCCTAACTACAGTGAACTGGCGAGTCAAAGTG ATGAACGCTGTGCAAATGTCCCACTGTGTTTCCCTCCGTATGAAAATGCCACTATAAAAGATGATTCTCTGGTGCCCACCTACCCCTCTCTGCTTGTGTGGAGCACTGGCGCCTTACCTCTTAGCTCTCCTCCTGGGCCTCTGGACCTGAGCTCTCAGTCCAGCTCCAGCAGCGGAGAGGATGACGACTGCCGCACGTCCGATCCACCCAGCCCGGATCCCACCGAGCGCTTCCAGTGTGCCCACTGCGGAAAGAGCTGCAGCAGCCCGGCCACTCTGTCTTGCCACCAGCTCAGGCACTGTACCGCCTGTCCGGAAGCGTGCATCACCGTGGCGGCAGTCTCCAGCACCGCCACGAGGCCAGCATTTCACTGCAAGCACTGTCCCAAAGAGTACAACAGTCTTGGGGCCCTGAAAATGCACATCCGTTCACATACGCTGCCATGTGTGTGCACCACATGTGGAAAGGCATTCTCCAGACCCTGGTTACTGAGGGGACACATTCGCACACATACCG GTGAACGTCCCTTCTCCTGCCCCCACTGCAATCGCGCATTTGCCGACCGCTCAAATCTGCGCGCTCATCTCCAGACGCATTCCGAGGTGAAGAAGTATCAGTGTGGAACGTGCTCTCGTACCTTCAGCCGCATGTCCCTCTTGCACAAACACACGTTCTCTGGATGTTATCCATCTGCCTAG